In the Thermotoga sp. genome, AACGTCCTCTGCCACTTTCTCAGGATTCATTCCACTTTCAGCCATCTGCATTCCTTCGAAGATGATCTGATTGTAGAGGTTGAACATGTCATCGTTTGGAATGAAACCAGAGTACGGCAAAAGCTTTGTTCCTTCTACCATGATAAATTCCTTGGTGTACTCGGGAAGCGCCGTCTCCTGCCACCTGATCGGCAGGTGCCCACTTTCAACAGCGTGTCTCATGTTGAGCTCCGGTGCTGAAGCCAAGGTTATGAGCAAGAATGCAATGTCCGGATGCTTACTTGTGCTCGGGATCATGTAAACAACAGGATGGGACAGGGTGTTCGGCCTTCCTCTGCCTTTGAACTTCGGAACAGGAGCGAGGATAAACATATTCTGCAGTTCTTCCTCTGCTTTTCCGTAGTCTTTCTTCCATTCTGCCCAATTCCATGTACCACCCATCCATGCTAGGACTTTTCCACTCGTGACGTCCTTGTGAACGGAGGTCCACGGCGTTCCTATCATGTTCTTCGGAAGAATTTTGTAGGTGTTCGCAAGGTCGTAGAGGAGCTTGAAGTAGTCTTTCATCTCTTTCACGTTGTAAACGAACACAGCCTTCTCCTCATCGTAGAAGTCGATACCCATGCTGATCATGAGCTGGTAGTAATCGATTCCTGCTTTCGGTCTGTGGTAGAGTCCCCATTCCACAAGGCCTTTCTCGACAGCTTCCTTTGCCACTTCAATGAAGTCTTCAAAGGTGAACTCTCCTC is a window encoding:
- a CDS encoding extracellular solute-binding protein; this translates as MRKLLLVIILTIGLLMFAEEITITAWTVGPDNPSYYRFENLKTAAERLNKILKDLGVDLTVKVDGYFDTTDWSSFKQKVVFGIKSGQVVDIICSGHDDIGAWAKAGYVIPLDDYVKEYWDEVYYDFIPSLWEATKYKGKIYGIPQDTEARPFYINKQVLKKLGWSDEEINSLPGRIARGEFTFEDFIEVAKEAVEKGLVEWGLYHRPKAGIDYYQLMISMGIDFYDEEKAVFVYNVKEMKDYFKLLYDLANTYKILPKNMIGTPWTSVHKDVTSGKVLAWMGGTWNWAEWKKDYGKAEEELQNMFILAPVPKFKGRGRPNTLSHPVVYMIPSTSKHPDIAFLLITLASAPELNMRHAVESGHLPIRWQETALPEYTKEFIMVEGTKLLPYSGFIPNDDMFNLYNQIIFEGMQMAESGMNPEKVAEDVAKRLKSQLKDRVVIVE